Proteins from one Sabethes cyaneus chromosome 2, idSabCyanKW18_F2, whole genome shotgun sequence genomic window:
- the LOC128737390 gene encoding transmembrane protein 272-like, with the protein MSTTTAHLPSHNQTLVVDMNRSGNTSRVAPAFSSEYWEDPPGYDDVVTPEAPPPPYESLFGRVREVHKASNGTLDFVKNVVTLLLGTLGCTIILGITIVIPLCMLAFGMMFMRQCPKSEYIPVFLMVGGGLGIIKQLLHLSTRVRSRVEDQELERLRQYPTQTMINCFLLGWFVIGSFWVYGIYEPSYDPASKNGYCNKTLYLFSFWLLSSIYIALGVVTFILVGVAILGTVIGFFSLWHNADESA; encoded by the exons atgagtACAACCACGGCACATTTGCCCTCGCACAATCAAACTCTAGTCGTAGATATGAATCGTAGTGGTAATACAAGTAGAGTAGCACCGGCCTTCAGCAGCGAATACTGGGAGGATCCACCAGGGTATGATGATGTGGTTACACCGGAGGCTCCGCCTCCACCGTACGAGTCACTGTTTGGTCGCGTCCGAGAAGTTCACAAAGCTTCGAACGGGACGTTGGATTTTGTGAAGAACGTTGTCACGCTGCTGTTGGGAACTT TGGGCTGCACCAttattcttgggattacgattGTCATTCCTCTTTGTATGCTTGCCTTTGGTATGATGTTCATGCGTCAGTGTCCTAAAAGTGAGTATATTCCTGTTTTTCTCATGGTCGGCGGTGGCTTGGGAATTATCAAGCAGCTGTTGCATCTATCTACACGAGTGCGAAGCAGAGTAGAGGATCAGGAACTGGAGCGGCTGCGGCAATACCCAACGCAAACCATGATCAACTGTTTCCTGCTCGGTTGGTTCGTCATCGGATCCTTTTGGGTGTACGGAATCTACGAGCCAAGTTACGATCCCGCTAGCAAAAATGGCTATTGCAACAAAACGTTGTACCTATTCTCGTTTTGGTTGCTGTCGTCGATTTATATTGCATTGGGAGTAGTGACATTTATTTTGGTGGGAGTGGCTATTCTTGGAACCGTTATCGGTTTTTTCTCGCTCTGGCACAATGCCGATGAATCTGCGTAA
- the LOC128735140 gene encoding tetraspanin-9-like, whose amino-acid sequence MHETMTLYGRRRMTTISWDITQEDLQCCGVTDFNDWHERIPESCCMEEFAGRKRPCQELQTELTIFQQGCYHAVTKELFRNGSILGGAGLVLAFVMIPGIVLAYYILTSL is encoded by the coding sequence ATGCACGAAACGATGACACTGTACGGACGACGTCGCATGACTACGATATCTTGGGACATCACCCAGGAGGACCTACAGTGCTGCGGAGTGACCGACTTTAACGACTGGCACGAACGGATTCCAGAGTCGTGCTGTATGGAAGAATTTGCCGGACGCAAGCGACCCTGTCAGGAGCTGCAAACTGAATTGACCATCTTTCAGCAAGGCTGTTACCATGCAGTTACGAAGGAACTGTTCCGAAATGGTAGCATTTTGGGTGGCGCTGGATTGGTACTGGCTTTCGTGATGATCCCTGGAATTGTGCTTGCTTACTACATATTAACGTCACTATAG